In Chrysiogenes arsenatis DSM 11915, the sequence TGTCTGGAAAAGTTGCTCGCACTCCGACGCCACAGCTACATCAGCACGGAAAAATACCACGTTGGCCGCCGTGCAAAGCGACGCTATCCGTGCGGCAACCGCGCCAGTAGGAGCATGTCGTCCGACAAGAGCGAGGTGTTTAGCCCCTGCCGCAACACAGGCTTCGGCCAATGCCAAACCAAGCGCGCCTGTGCCACCACTGATCAGATAGGTCGCCTCTGATTTGAGCGCGAACGCGGGATTGGTCTGTTTTGGTGCAAGGCGAACGACACGTGGCAGCCAAAGTTGAGTGCCACGGATGACCCCTTCCCGCTCTCCTTGTGGGTCGGCGACAAATGCGACGAGCGTAGCGAGCGCGGCCACCGACAATCGATGTTCAAGATCGATACTGCCACCCCAGAAGTGCGGGTATTCCAAAGCAGCGCTGCGCGCAAACCCTTGCCATGCGGATTGAAATGGATCTATCGCGACGTTCTGGCGCGGCGTGGCGTTTGTGGTGATAAGCCAAAAGCGCAGAGCAATGGGCTGTGGGACGCGTTCACCGATCTGGGCAATCACTGCTGCTGCATGGGCAAGCGATTCGGCCAGAGCATGAACGTCGTTTTCGTTTTGCGGCACAGGTGTAAAGTACAACAGAATTTTTCCCTCTAGGTGTGGCAACCACCGATCAACTCTTTCGGGAACTGCAACTTCGCATGTGCCACCAAGCTTGAGAATGCCAGCTGCATAGAGGTCGGTGGTACTGCTTTCGCCTAACAACAGAAATGACGCGTTTGCCACATCGCCATGCGGCATGGTTTCCTGCCACGTGACTTGATAGAGGAGATCAGCATGCGTGTCAGACGCAAAGAGAGTCTGGCGATCCGTGCGCCGCAAACTAAACCCTGTGATAGCCAGTAAATGCGTACCGTCAGCCGCATAAACATTGACGTCACCCTCAATGGCATCGCCAGTCGTTTGCGAGCGGGAGTGACACCAAATTTCTGCAGTAAACGGAGCGAGAAGATGAATCTGCAGCGCACCCATCGGGATATAAATGCGCTCACCACCTTCGATGGCCTGTCGGAATTCGTCTGAGGCGGAGGCCATACTTTGCAGAATAGCATCCATCAACCCCGGATCGGGTGCACCGCCATCCACAACACCTTCAAGCCGACATAACGATTCGTCATCTCCCGCAAATATCTCGCGAATACGACGATACGATGACCCAACACGATAGCCAGCGGCCAGAAAAGCGTTGTAAAATGATGTAGGATCGTGCGCAACCGTACAGCGTTGGCGCAGGTTTGCGAGCGATGCGACGGGTGATGGTGGTGTGGCAGGAACCACCGTTGCCTGACAATGTTCCTGCCATTCGGTTTTTGCTTCACCGTGGGCGCGGCTCACAATGCGCGCCGCGCGCGTAGATTGATGGCTTGGAGCGCCAAGTATTACCTGCACGTCACGCCCGGCCTGATCGACCAGGAGTGGACGGACGAAGTGGACATCCTGCAGCCGTAGCGGCGTTCCTCCTTCATCACAAACCGCGAGCCCAGCGGCCAGCAACATACAGATATGCGCGGCGGCAGGCGAAAGGACACGATCAAAGATGATGTGTTCCGCTAAAAATTGCGGTGTATCCGGCGTAAAATGGGTTTCAAACAGCACTCCATCGCCCAACGCTGGCGACTCAATGCGGGTGCCGAGCAGCGGATGACCGTGACGCACCAGCGATGCGGTGAGAGTAACGGCTGGTGGTTGCGGCGTTGTCCAATATGGTGTCCGCTGAAACGGGTAGGTTGGCAGCGTCGCCGTCCGTCTTCCAGATTCTGAGTAATACACCGCACTGGAAGCAAGGTTGCGTTCGATACAGTGGCACAATGACGTTGCACTCTGCTGGAGATCATCCTGACCAGCGCGGAGGCTGGGAAGCCATTCCACATGAGCCATTTCCCCCATCATTTTGCCAAAACCACAGAGCACGGGAGTAGGGCCTATTTCAAGGAATGTTGTATACCCATCTTGTAAAAGCGTTTGTAAAGCATCGGCAAAGCGTACCGGTTCGCGCAACTGGCGTCGCCAGTACGCAGGTGTACAAAGGTCGCCGTTTTCAGCTATTTTTCCGCTCAAAGTTGATACTATGGGGAATTGCGTGGAATTCATAGGGACAGTAGCCGCAGCCGCTTCAAAGTCACGTACGATTGGTTCCATCGCCGGCGAGTGGAAGGGGTGCGATACGGTCAGGTAACGGGCACTTTTGCCCATCGCTTCATACTGCCGAACGATCTGGTGCACCGCTTCGGCGTCGCCAGAAATAACCACACTCTGCGGCGTGTTCACGGCTGCAATCGCCACGCGGTCGCTGACCCCAGCTAGCAGCGGCAGCACCTCACGTTCCGTCGCCTGCAGCATCACCATCACCCCACCTGTAGGCAAAGAGTCCATCAGTTGTGCCCGCCGCGCGACAAGCCACACGGCATCGGGTAGCGACATCACTCCAGCTATGCAGGCGGCGGCAAATTCGCCAATGCTATGGCCGATAGCGGCAGCTGGAGTCACCCCCCATGATTGCCACAAGGCGCAGAGGGCGTATTGCAGGGTAAACAGTGCGGGCTGAGTATAGACTGTGCGCGCCAGAAGTGCCGCATCGTTTCCATACATAATGGCGCGAATGGAACATCCAAGGTGAGGTGCGAAGAGTTGGTCGCACTCGTCAACCGCTTGTTGAAAGCAAGGCCACGCGCGATACAACCCCTGACTCATGCCGGGGTACTGTGACCCTTGTCCGGTGAACAGAAAAACAACTCCCTTGGTATGGGAAGCATCAGGAGATTGATTGACAGTAGTCAGACGTTTGCGCAATGCCTCAGCCAGCTCTGCAAACGTCTGGCCAGCGACCGCCAGACGTGCCGGAAACCGAGTGCGCCCGTGGGCGGCGGTGCGGCAAAATTCGCCGACGGTGCCGGTAGCCGTTTGAAGCGTATCAAGGTAGCGTTTACCTGCTGCTTGCAGTGCGCCTGGAGTCCGTGCTGAAATTTCAAGAATGTGACACGGAAGATCCTGCGGCGGAGCCACGGGAGTCGTTACGGGAGCTTCTTCGATAATCACATGAGCGTTCGTACCGCTAAAGCCAAACCCACTGAGCGCGGCACGGCGCGGGGCGGTCGATGGCGGCCACGGTGTTGCGTGCGTGACGATTTGGAGCGGCAACGTTTCCCACGCAATATGGGGATTTGGTGCCTGAAAAGCAGCTTGCGGCGGAATCGTGCCGTGTTGCAGCGCCAGCACGACTTTGAGCAAGCTCGCCATCCCCGCAGCTCCTTCAAGGTGCCCGATGTTCCCTTTCACCGAACCAAGCAAGAGTGGCCGTTTACTCGTACGGTTCTGGCCATACACACCACTGATGCCGGAAACTTCGACGGGATCGCCAAGCGGTGTGCCCGTGCCATGCGCTTCGATATAGTCAATATCAGCCGGGTGCAAGTTGGCATCGGCCAAGGCGCGCTGAATTACTTGTTGCTGCGCTAAACCACTGGGAGCGGTGAAGCTGGAACTCGCACCGTCTTGCCCAATAGCGCTCCCACGTATGATGGCCAAAATAGTGTCGCCATCGCGCTGCGCATCGGAAAGTCGCTTCAGCAACACCGCGCCACACCCTTCACCGCGACCATAGCCGTTGGCCGCGGCATCAAAAGGCTTGCAACGTCCATCGGGCGAGAGAGCGCCGAGTTTTGAGAAGTAAACAAATAAGTGTGGTGACAACAGTAAATTGACACCAGCCGCCAGCGCCGCCGTACATTCGCCAAGCCGTAGTGCTTGACAAGCGAGGTGCAGGGCGACCAGCGATGAAGAACAGGCGGTATCGACCGACAGATTCGGCCCCGTAAAATCAAGAATGTACGAGAGACGTCCACCGGAAGAGCTAAACATTGAACCTGATCCGGAGTAGGCATCAATGCGGTCAAGCGTGCCGGAATAGAGGTGAGCCGTTTTGTAGTCATCCGAGCAGATCCCCAGATAGACGCCAACATTTTCCCCTTTGAGTTTTTCCAGCGGGATATTGGCGTGCTCGATGGTTTCCCACGCAACTTCCAAGAGTAAACGCTGTTGCGGATCAAGGGCGCGGGCTTCGCGGGGAGGAATGCGGAAAAATGGCGCGTCGAATTGATCGAGCTGATCTGGCACCAGAAAACCACCGTGCTTCACTGTGCTTTTCCCCGGCACTTCCGGATTGGGATCGTAATATTCCGCAACATCCCAACGGATGGTCGGGATTTCGGAAATGGCAACGGCACCACGTTTCAAAAGATCCCAATACTCCTGCGGCGAATTCGCTCCACCCGGAAAACGGCACCCCATACCAATAATGGCGATAGGTTCATTGTTTTCTGCATGGTGCGAGAGTGCGGCTTCCGGTTTTACTGTTGTCACTCGACCAAGGCATTTTTCAAGATGAGCGGCCAACGTGGCTGGTGTGGCATGATCGAAGAGTGTCGTAACAGGGAGCGTGAGGCCAAGTGACGCTTCGAGTTGCCGCGTAATCACGATACTCATCAACGAATCGACGCCCTGATCAAAAAAACCGGTGTGCGGATCGACGGTGTGGAGATCGTTGTTACTCGCTTTGCGAATAACTTGTTGGATATGTGCAAGTAGGTCAGGAATATCTTGGGTGGGCGCGGTGGCGCGAGGAGCATTGTACTGTTCTGCGGCACATTGAATAGAGGCGCTTTCGTCGCCTCTCGCTTCACGCCAGCATTCATGGAGGGCAACCTGCAAAACGGGATGCGGCGAAACTTCGATGAAATGGGAAGAACCATCGCGCAAGAGCGCAGCCATTGCCGTTGCAAATTGAACCGGTTCGCGGAGGTGTCGCACCCAATACTCAGCTCCAAAGTCGCTGGCATGAGCCTGAGCACCACGCCAAGACGAATAGATAGGCGTATGTGGGGTTTGTGGCGCAATGCCATGCAAAGCCTTATAAAATCCTGCTAAGGCGGGATCAACGTGCGCGCTATGAAAGGCCACATCAGTGGGCAGTTCGCGGTGAAATATCTGGCGCTGTTCGAAGAGCGCCAGCGCAGCAGCGATCCCGTGATCACCTGAAAATACCACCGAGCGCGGACTATTGATGGCAGCAATCGTTAGTGGTAACCCTTCTGAGTCGAGAAACGATTGCGCTTCATCGGCTGACAGGGCGGCAAACACCATGCGACCACGGCCACCTATTTGCTGCATCACACGGCAGTGAGCGGCAATGATCGTGACGGCGTCTGGCAATGTGAGGATGCCTGCAATATGCGCGGCGGCTACTTCGCCCCCGCTATGCCCCAGCACCGCCGTTGGCTTCAGACCGCGCGCCGCCAGTTGTTGCGTCAGACCGAGTTGAACAGCAAAAATAATCGGATGCGCTACCCAAGGGATATGAAAACGCGAGTTTTCCGCCGAAGCGCCTATTTCATCGTGGAGTGATATACCAATCGCTTCACGAAACAGTGGCGTAAGTTGCTCTACGACGGCGCGAATATGCGGATTTGTGTGCAGCACATCGGCACTGGTCTCTTTCCATTGCGCCCCCATGCCGGAATAGATAAACGCGCGTTGTTGCATATGTTTCACACCTTGAGTGCTTTTTCGGGCACGGTTATTGTTTGATCGAAGGTAATGTGGTGGCCTTCTCTTCTCCATGAGTCAACATGTGAATGATCGTATTGATGAGGCCGCTATTCAGGTCGGAACGGACAGCAATTTCTTGGGTAGACGGTTGCACTCTGGCGGCAATGGCACCCACTTTGTAAAGTGTATCGGGCGGCAACGTTGCGATCGTCACACCTAAATTATTCGGATCACTTTCAAAATACGAATAACGGTTGGTCATCACCACGATGTATGCGTCGAGCGGGGCCAGCCAGTAGGACGCAACGTTATAGCCCGCAAATTGCCCACTGTGACCAAAAAGTGAGTTGTCGATGCGAGCCAGTCCGCGCGCGTACTGAAATGTCGTGTTGGGGTCGAGTGGTGCTCCACTCACCCAGTAGGCAGATTCCTGACGGCTTTGCACGCGACTAACCATGACATGCTGCAGAAATTTCATCAGGTCAGAGGCGTTAGAAACCATCCCGCCGGTTGTCCACGCAAAGGAGGGATCAACTTCAGAGAAGTCTTCCAGTGTGCCATCACCATTGATGTAGGGTTGTGCGAGCAGGGTACTGTCGGGTGTGTCATTGGTGCGGAATTTGAGAAGATCGGTGTCAGATGAATCGTAGGGAGCATTAAAATAATCAGCATACCCGTGAACAAAAGGCGCACCACCACGGAATTGCCGTTCACCCGGAATAGGTAAATAGGTTTGGGTCAGGTTGAGTGGCGCGGTGATCAGGCGCGCAACTTCGTCATGCACGGGATTACCCGTGGCTTTTTCAATGATCAGTCCGAGCAAATAATAATTGGTGTTGGAATATTTAACGGTTGATCCGGGAGAAGAGGTCGGATTGGTTCCGTAAGGGGTGCCGACACTATCGCCAGTAGCCGTTGTGAAAGAGGCTGGTGCATCAAACGTATCAACGAATCCGAGTATTTCGCTGCTGTCCCACGTTTTTTGTCCGTGACTCATCACAAATTGATTCATCGGCATTTGCATGTCGGGCGAATCCCCGTGCACCAGACGCGCATCGGTGGTCACATAGCTATACAGGCCACTGGTGTGGTTGAGCAGCATGCCAATGGTAATCACACTTCCCTTGCCGGCGTTGATACCGGTCAACGTGCCAGGCAACCATTTTTCAACGGTATCACTCAAGGAGAGTTTCCCTTCGGCGGCGAGTTTAACGACGACATCAGCAATAAACATTTTTGTGACACTGGCAATGCGAAACGGCAAATCAATGGTCATAGGCGTATAACAGGTGTTCGGAGCGGCAGTATCAATTTCCGCGCATCCGACGGCATAATACCACGGTTGATAACCGTTCAGGTGAACCGCCACAATGGCGCCGGGGGTTTGGCTACCGGTGGCATTGTGATAGTATTGGTTCGTGCCATAAAAATAATCATTTACCGATTGTTGCAGTGCGGCATTCGTAGTCGCTGTCACAGGAGGCGGCGTGGAAGCATCACCGGAAATATAATTTTCCCCTCCACCGCATCCAATAAGCGTGAAGAGTAAAACAGTACAGAGTGTGACCCAAATACGTGAACCAGTGGAAGCAAGCAGAGTGCATGTTGGCATACGTTTCTCCTGTGTCGCTAGGCGGATGAGCCGCTGTTAGGTGAAAAGAACGGAACGTCCTGAGGGCGTAATGGTCGTAAATCACTGAACCAATCGGCATTTGCATCGTATTCAGCACAAAAAATCCGCAAAACCTGTGCCGCATCTGGCGACTGCAGGTAGCGCAGCAACAGGGCAGGTTTCCCGTTGATCTCTTGCACATCGACCACTTGCACTTTGCCATGTGGGGTAGACATACATGGCCCACGCGCCGTGCGACAAATGCCACTGACGTTCCCCCAGGCGGTGCGGTAGATTTCAAGCGCTTCGACTAAAGGGACGCGGAAATAGTGACGCGCTCCGGTATCGCGCACGATAAATTGATAGTATGGGATGATTCCAAGGCGAACTTGCTCTTGCCAGAGGTCGACCCATGTTGTCGCTTCGGCATTGATATGGCGGAGTAACGGTGACTGTGCGCGAATTTCAGCTCCCGTGGCTCGTATACGTTGAACGGCCTGCTGTACGGCTGGTGTGGCAAGTTCACGCGGGTGGTTCATATTGGCGACAATAGCAAGATGTTTTCCACTCGCAATAATGCGCTCAAAAGTTTGCAAAAGAGAGTCGGCGTCAGGGTCGGTCAGGAAACGATATGGCCAATAGGTAATGGCTTTGGTGCCAAATCTGATGGCATTCAAATGGGGAATATTAGCAGCAAGAATTTTATCCACATATTCGGCAAGTATGTGAGCGGGCATCACCATTGGATCGCCACCAGTAAACAGGATATCGCGCACTTCTTGGTGCTGTGCCACATACTGCACCAGGGCGTTGATATCGGTGCTAACAAAAATTTCTTTTTCTCCGCCAACAAATTGGAGCCAACGGAAGCAAAACGTACAATGGGCATGGCACATTTGCCCTTCAGCGGCAAAGAAAAGGACAGTTTCGGGGTAGGAATGGATAATTCCCTGCTGTTTTAATCCGTCAATAATCGGCAAGGTAGCATCCATGGTTTGTACGGAATGGGGGTTCAAATCCTGTCGAATTTCGCGCACCGCACGAGCAATGACCTGTTCCGTTTCGCCTTGGTGGAGTAACGATGCCAGCCGTTGATAATGATGTGGCTGGAGCATGTCACGGTTAGGAAAATTTAAACGGTACATGGGATCTGATTCGGGATGCTTCCAGTCGATAACTTCATCGACCATGTATCGGTTCGTGCGGAAGGGAAACACGCGCCCAACCACAGCCGTAGCTTCCTGCAATTCAGCCGAAAGGTGTTGCCACTGCGGTAACGTGTGAATCGTTTCTCGGGTATAGGCACGAAATGTTTTTTGCACGGGATGTTATCTCTCAGTAGGCAAATTTAAATCCGGTTAAAAATTCGGTGTCCCGTTTTGCGGCAACCGGCCAAGGGTTATTGTCAAACGCGACGGCGTACTGAATCAGAAAACCGACGTATTGATTGAGGGAAAATTCGAGGCTGTTTGTCCAACGCCAGTCATAGCGCTTAGTAGTACCAAGGATGATTGCTTTTTGTTCATCAAGGCCGGCTTGAGGGATGGTGGTTAACCCGTAAATATTGGTAGCGTCCAGGGCGCGCTTCATGTTGAATTCCTGGCGGTAACGCAACATGTCAGTGAGGCGATGCGTGTAATCGGCACGGAGGTAGATACCATCATATTTTTCTGAATCATTCTGAATTAAGGTAGCAACCATCGGTGCGTACTCGTCGGAAATACGACCCAGTCCGAGGCGTATACCAAGGCGGTAGCGATTTTTGTCAACAACATCTTGCAGCACATTGTACGAACCGACACCCACAAAAGGGATAGTACGACTTTGAATGAAAATGGGGCTTAAACGCTGCCAAAACAGGCCTGCTTCGGCAAAAAGATAGCGGTTCAATTCGTACTGCAAGGTTTCTTCAAAATTCTGCACGTCTTTTTCTGAGACATTGCCGTCAGGATTTTGAATCTCTTTTTTGTCAATGCTATAGGCTAAATGGTTCGTGAATCGACCTTTGCGAAGTCCAAGATACATTCCGCCATTTTTGACGGTACCATCGTCGTTGCCACTGAGTTCGGCAAAAGAGAATTTAAGGTGCGTGTGCTTTAGGAAATATGGGTATTCGGGGCTATATTCGAATGAGCTGTGTTCCCACCACTCTTCGGGTTGATTGGGTTGAAAGGTAGGGTGTGAAAAGAAACCCTGATACTCGCCGTACGGTTTTTCTGGGTTGATTTGCGGGGGAAGTTTTGGTGCGGATTGAATTTGACGGTACAAGTCGGGATAGTTTTCGCGAATGTACTCCGGTGTGAGTTCAAGGCTCTGCGCGGAGGCGGCCGCGAAAAGGCAGAACGTTAAACTGGCCAAGCTCCATCGCAACATTGCCGAAACACGGAAGGCGGCTGACTTGAAAGGCGGGGTGACTCTCCTCATACTTGCTCCTTTGCACTCCATGGCGTTAAACCGTGACGAGAAAGATAGATGCGCTCTATAACACACGAAGATGGCTTTTCAGTAGTCGCAACATGAGCACAATAGTCGAATCCGCAGGAGAATTGCCGGATATGCCAACGCTCATGGTGTACGGTAGCCGTGTCCTCCTTGATAATGACTTCTTCCAGCGGCAGAAGTAACCCTTGGCCAGTACCTTTCAGAACAGCCTCTTTCGCCGTCCAGTAGGTATAAAACTGACGTTGGCGCGCGGCGGGGTCGAGCGCTTTGAGTTCCGGCAAATGTCCCACGAACTCATCAAATGCGATCGGACGAATCTGCTCAACATCAACGCCTACCTTACCCGAGCTGGCACATGCAAGCACGACGACCGCTCCTGAGTGGGAGATATTAAACGACCAAGCACCTGCAATGAAAGGTTTTTTTGTATCAGTGTAGGTAATATTTTCTAAAGGATTGCAGAGTGTTACGTGTCGCGCGCCGCGTTGCTCTATCGCATAGAGCAACAGAAGTTTGCCAAGTAGCGTAGCACGTTGATCTTCCGGGCGTCGATAACGATGACATTGCTTTTGGAGTGGCTCAGGAAGAAGGGCAAGCAAAGAGTGTTGCTGAGTCGCCGAGAGTGGAGCATCGCACGCGATCCAAAAGATTTGCAATTTCATGCTTCGGCCAAAGTCGCTTGTATGAGGGTGCCGATGGCATCGACATGGTCAAAAAGGAAAAAATGACCTCCAGTATACGTGACAACGCGACAAGCACGGCTGGTATATTTCTGCCACTGCCACGCCTGTGCAAGGGTCGTACTTTCCTGATCGCCGATCAGGACTGTAATGGGAACTGGCAGAGGTGGTAACGCGGCGTGCTGATATTCTGCTACCACACGCATGTCATCGCGAATAATCGGCGCAAAATACTCCATCAATTCACGGTCATTAGCAACAGCTGGCGGGCACCCGCCTAACGTGATAAGTTTTTGCTTAAATTCTTCTAAGGGAAGAGTATACCAGCGAGCCTCGACGCTTGTTTGATCCGGAGCACCTTTGCCCGAAAGAAAAAGATGGCGGGGAAGTGGAAGATTGTTTTGCATCAACTTGTGCGTGGCCAAATAGATAACCAATGCCCCCATGCTGTGACCAAAAAGTGCATAGGGCTGCTGAATGGATGGAGCCAGTTGCGAGGTCAAATCAGACGCCATGGCGTCGATATCAGTCAGGCGCGGCTCCTGCCCTCGGCGCCCCCGACCAGGAGGCTCAAAGGTGACGACAGGCACCGTTGGTGATATGTTTTGTGCCAGTGGGCGGTAGGAATACACATTGCCACCGGCAAAGGGAAAACAGAAAAGTGATGTGGTTAAGTGAATCATACTCTTGCTTTCGAACACGAATCGTTTCTCTATATAGCTGAGGTAAGAGCTTCGCGCTGGTGAATTTGCGTTGCTATTTGCAGCATCGTTTCACTTGAGCGCAATAATTTTTCAGCCCACGAAAGCCCAATGATCGGTTGATGCGTAACCGAGTCGCAAAAAGGGAGTTTAACCTCCGGTCCCAATAAATATCGATAATCGACTGTGATCTCTTCTCCTTGCAATAAATCCCTTTGGGCAAACAGAAAACCTAAATGCCACAGACAACTCGGGGTGAATGAATGATTGACAAAGCACTCGTCAGGCCATTCAGGGGATATTGTGCAATGGTTTTCGAACCAGCGAATCGATGATTCCGCATGCGGATGGTCGGGCACGGCAGTGAGTTCTTCAAGCGTAATAGTTTCGCTGATATGAGTTGGTGCAACAACGACCCTGCCGATATCAACTTTTTCAGACACAAAAAGCCCTTTTCCAGCCAGAGGAATTAACGAGTCGGCAACGTAATACGGGATATTTATCATGTCCACTCCTAGGAAAAGTCAGCGTCAATGGATATGGCGACAGATGAAAGTCGGTTAATTCCGCGACTCTCGAATACTCCGTGTCAATAAATTTTTGTATACCAAAAAATCTACTGCCAAAAGTGCCGCATTGGCAAGTACATTTATGTGCAGCCGGAGGATGTGATGTTTCCGTTATTTTTTAGGTAACTCTGTGTTTTATGGGGGATCATGCACTCAAAGGCATTCGATTGCATGTTAAAATGGCGGAGAGCGAGGGATTCGAACCCTCGATACCGCTATTAGCAGTATACTCGCTTAGCAGGCGAGCGCCTTCGACCTACTCGGCCAGCTCTCCGTTTGCGCGTGAGCGCGTTTTTGGACAGGCGGGATACTACCGTAACTGAGCCTTGAATGCAAACTTTTATTCGTCCTCAAAGCAATAATTCCGTATTTTCCCGCCATAAAAACATTTACTACTCGTAAACGCGTATTTTCCCAAGCGAATCGATCTCGACGATCTTTAATGGTGAGACATCACCACTGTCACGTGTGATCATGGTTTCCAATTCTGGGAGTGTTTCCAAAAACTTTTTTTGACTTTGCGCGATAGAAGCAATGCGAATTTCCCAAGGGAGTCGATGGGCATTTTCAACCAGAATTTCTGTCGCTATGATTTTTTCTCCAATAGTGCGTAGAGCGGGCGCAATTTCTTTGGCCTGCGTGCCAACGAAAAGGATGGCAAGCGTGGCGCCGTCATAACGTCCAACCAAATCAGAAGACCTGACATGGCACTGCACGAGCCTTGCGACGTCTACCATGACGCGGTCGCCTTGGCTCACGCCAAACGTATCGTTGACATGCTTGAGTGATTGCACCCGCAAGAGCGCTACCACAATATTGCCATTGGCACGTTCGGCGGCGCGAAATATTTTTTCACCGACGTCAAGGAGCGTTTCACGATTCCACATACCGGTCAGCAGATCGCGCCCCAGCAGTGGTCGCATGGCTTGCAGTTGATGCGAACGGGTATCATGCGTGACTATTCTGGCGAGAACGGCGCTCTTTGCCCATGTCGTATCGAAGCACTCTTGCACCCCGTAACGGAAAAATTTTGCGGCAAGTTGTGGTTTGACGGTTTCGCTAAACACTACAATGCCGACTTCTTCCGCAAGATAATGCTGGCGGATAGTACGCACCAATGCGTCGGTGTTGATGTCTCCATGAAGCGTGGCGGCGCAGCACACCCACGGAGCAATGTTGGCGTGCGCGGTGACAAGCGATTCGGCTGCTTCGCTGACCGACACATCAAGGGCGGACAGCACCGCTTCGCCATTTTCGCACTGAATCACGCTCATGCCGCACTGCTGGCTCCATTCTAAAAGTACAGGGGGAATATCTCCCACCACAAGGAGCGGCTGATGAGAGCGCCGCTCGATGAATGTCAGCAAATCAATAACGTAGCTGCGCTCGCCATCATCGCGCACGGTGAAGATTTCCGTCCAAGGGAGCAACGATGCCGATGGGTGGCGGTCGCGTTTTTGTGCAGTAAAGCCAATCAAAGGAAGTGGATTTTCTTGAAGGTAGCAGGCCAGTGCTTCTGCGCTAGTGCCCATGCCATCCATACTCACCAGTATCCCTTTAACTGATTTGTTCTGCGGCGATTGTAGCATAACAAGCAGATCGGATACCGAAGCCGTGCGACAGATTTCGATCCGTGGATCGTTCAGGGTATTGCGCCACAGATAGGTACTGATCAGGGCGTCTGAAAGCGATTCGCAAACAAGAAACATCTTAGTGAATCTCCTGCTTGATCAGCGCATAGAAGGCTCGCACACCGCTACCGGTAGCCCCTTTGCCTTCAAAATATTCTTTTTTGACGTCCCATGCGGTGCCGGCTACGTCGAGGTGCATCCACCGTGTCCCTTCCGGAATGAATCGCTGCAAGAACAACCCTGCGGTAATCGTTCCGGCCTCT encodes:
- a CDS encoding GGDEF domain-containing protein; its protein translation is MFLVCESLSDALISTYLWRNTLNDPRIEICRTASVSDLLVMLQSPQNKSVKGILVSMDGMGTSAEALACYLQENPLPLIGFTAQKRDRHPSASLLPWTEIFTVRDDGERSYVIDLLTFIERRSHQPLLVVGDIPPVLLEWSQQCGMSVIQCENGEAVLSALDVSVSEAAESLVTAHANIAPWVCCAATLHGDINTDALVRTIRQHYLAEEVGIVVFSETVKPQLAAKFFRYGVQECFDTTWAKSAVLARIVTHDTRSHQLQAMRPLLGRDLLTGMWNRETLLDVGEKIFRAAERANGNIVVALLRVQSLKHVNDTFGVSQGDRVMVDVARLVQCHVRSSDLVGRYDGATLAILFVGTQAKEIAPALRTIGEKIIATEILVENAHRLPWEIRIASIAQSQKKFLETLPELETMITRDSGDVSPLKIVEIDSLGKIRVYE